A genome region from Populus alba chromosome 5, ASM523922v2, whole genome shotgun sequence includes the following:
- the LOC118061829 gene encoding protein BYPASS1-LIKE encodes MPATDYQSSSASLRHSILSLRRDQVHSMDSPQTTSTLELELDAFQKQVANRFRDLSPIEPDRLLSLAWIRKLLDSFLCCQEEFRVILFNNKSLVHRPPLDRLVQEYFERTVKALDVCNAIRDGIEQIRDWKKLLEIVLCALDDQRLFGEGQFRRAKKALIDLSISMLEHKDSTASTLAQRNRSFGRQQASSRDQHHRNLGHFRSLSWSVSRSWSAARQLQAIGNNLVMPRGNEVGAANGIAVAVYSMNTILLFVMWALVAAIPCQDRGLQVHFSIPRQFPWAQSVLLLHEKILEESRKRDRRNACGLLRELYQMDKCTRVMSELTDLVQFPLTEEKEGEVRQKVMELANVCEVLKEGLDPLERQVREVFHRIVRSRTEGLDSLGRPNHE; translated from the coding sequence ATGCCTGCCACCGACTATCAAAGCTCGTCGGCATCACTTAGACATTCTATTTTAAGTCTCCGACGCGACCAGGTCCATTCTATGGACTCTCCTCAAACTACCTCAACTCTCGAGCTCGAACTCGATGCCTTTCAGAAACAAGTTGCCAACCGATTTCGTGATTTATCACCGATCGAACCTGATCGTTTGCTTTCTTTAGCTTGGATCCGGAAACTTCTCGATTCTTTCCTGTGTTGTCAGGAGGAGTTTCGAGTGATTTTGTTCAATAACAAGTCGTTGGTCCACAGACCGCCGCTGGACCGGTTAGTTCAGGAGTATTTTGAACGGACTGTCAAGGCTTTGGATGTTTGTAACGCGATTCGTGATGGAATTGAGCAGATCAGAGATTGGAAGAAGCTTTTGGAGATTGTTTTGTGTGCTTTGGATGATCAAAGATTGTTTGGTGAAGGTCAGTTTCGTCGTGCTAAAAAAGCTTTGATTGATTTGTCAATTTCTATGTTGGAACATAAGGATTCGACTGCATCTACTCTTGCTCAAAGAAATCGGTCTTTTGGAAGACAACAAGCATCGTCCAGAGATCAGCATCATAGGAATCTTGGGCATTTTAGATCGTTGTCGTGGAGCGTGTCGCGGTCGTGGTCTGCAGCCAGGCAGCTGCAGGCAATTGGGAATAATTTGGTTATGCCACGAGGAAATGAAGTTGGGGCCGCTAATGGAATTGCGGTGGCTGTTTATTCTATGAACACGATTTTGCTTTTTGTAATGTGGGCACTTGTGGCTGCGATTCCGTGCCAGGACAGAGGATTGCAAGTGCATTTTTCCATTCCTAGGCAGTTCCCGTGGGCTCAATCGGTCTTGTTGTTGCACGAGAAGATTTTGGAGGAGTCGCGGAAAAGGGATAGGAGGAATGCTTGTGGGTTGTTGAGAGAGCTTTACCAGATGGATAAGTGTACGAGGGTTATGAGCGAATTGACGGATTTGGTCCAGTTTCCATTAACAGAGGAAAAAGAAGGAGAGGTGAGGCAAAAAGTGATGGAATTAGCAAATGTTTGTGAGGTTTTAAAGGAGGGATTGGATCCCTTGGAAAGACAAGTGAGAGAGGTGTTTCATAGGATTGTTCGCAGCCGGACTGAAGGGCTTGATTCTTTGGGAAGGCCTAATCACGAGTAA